In the genome of Chryseobacterium culicis, the window GATTATGAGTTTCAAAGGAGCATCGAAACGTCTTGAAAAAGTAGAAAGAGAAGATAAAGGAATATTATACAAAGACTTTGCGCATGCACCAAGCAAGGTAAAGGCTGCTGTAAAAGCATTTGCAGAGCAATTTAAAAATGATAAGAAATATGGATTTCTGGAACTTCATACCTATTCCAGCTTAAATCCGGCTTTCCTTGAACAATATGACCACGCCATGGATGGTCTGGAAGAAGCCATTGTTTTCTATTCTGAAGATGCTTTGAAGATCAAGAGAATAGAACCTATTTCTCCTGAGTTTATCAAGGAAAAATTCAAAAATGAAAAATTAAGAGTTTTCACAAATGCTGAAGATCTTCACGCCTACTGGAATACATTAGATAAAACAAACGGTGTTTATTTAATGATGAGTTCCGGAAATTTCGGCGGTCTTGATTTAACAAAATAAATAAAAAGCTTCAGATTCTATTTCTGAAGCTTTTTTTATGAAGTATGCTTTCTAATTGTCGCTTAATTTTTTATTATTGGTCAGCTCAATACTCTTTATGGAGCCCAACGGTGCTATTTTTATCGTTTTATTTCCTTTTGCCAGATAAATATAATACATGCTGTTCGATCCTATCAGATGCACCTGCTCAAAGCTATCATCCCCATAGTTTAATTTATAGTCATATTTAAGCTTGTTCTCCCTTATCTTTCTGGTGAGCCCAAGTCCTTCACCCCAACCTATTCCCACAAAGAAAGACAGTAGCATCATGGCGAGAAATTTCACAAACATATTGGTAAAATGATTCTCAATAGCCTCTTTGCTCATATTTTCATGTCCTTTGAGAGATGCCATCTGGAATGCCCAACGTTTATTTTTATTGGCCTGTTTGGATAAAAAAGAGGGAAAAGCAAATGAAAATACGACGATAACAATCAGGGCAATCAGGATAACCGGATGAGCCGTTAAAGTAGCAATCGGGCTTATCAGAATATCCATTATTGTTGAATATTTTAGAATATTAATATTGATCTGATAGTAGAAGACACTTTCTTTTAAAATTCCCATTATAACGAGAAAAAGATACCCGAATGGAAGTGATCTCTTAATTCCTTCTGAATATTTCATGGATGTTTTTTATTGGTTTTAGTTTTATATTGGGGCAGATCAATGATATTGATGTACGAAAATATAAAATTATCATCAAATTAAAACATACAGATTTATCTTTCACATTCTTTGATCAGTTTTTTCAGAATTTCTTCTGTAGAAAGTTCGCTATATGGGTGGATAGACTGCCCTACCCAAATTCCTACAAACTCCGGATTTTGCAAAGATTTTGCTGCTTTACGTAAGGCATTGGTCAGTTTGTTCTGGTAAGGATAAGGTAAAATATATTCTGAATTTTCAACTGTTTCTATAAATTGATTTTTCACGCCTCTGGCATATCTTCCGGAAAAACTCTTCGTCAGAACAACTTCTTCTTCTCTTACCTTTTTCAATCTTTCTTTTTCAAAAGGCTGCAAAGCACTTTCCTGAGAAGCCAGTAAAAGGTTGCCCACCTGAAAACCCTGTGCTCCTAAATCTTTAACAGCCTGCAATGTCTTCGCTCCATAAATCCCTCCAGCATAAATCAAAGGAACTTTTACCTGTTCATAGATCTGTGACAGCAAAGATAATCCTCCGATCTGCGGAATATTTTCTGCTTCAAAACTTCCTCTGTGCCCTCCAGCCTCTATTCCCTGAACGCAGATGATATCAATACCGGAATTTTCAAGTAATAAGGCTTCTCTCACAGAAGTACAGGTTCCGATAAGGGTAACTCCGTTTTCTTTTAATTTCTGAATACTCGGATCATCCAGATTTCCAAAAGTAAAACTTAAAATTTTACAGTCTTCCTGAATGATGGCATCCACCTGATCATGGTAGCCGTTTACACTGATTTCTTCAAGATCCGGGAGATGTACTTCAATCGCATTTTCCTTTGCCAGCTGCTCAATAAAAAGCTTGGTTTTACCATACTTTTCTTTTAAGGCATCAGTTATTTCCGGAATGTGATGAACAAATATATTGGCAGCAAAAGGTTTATCTGTCAATTTTTTCGCCTCTCTGATCAATTCAACAGACTGATCTGCAGAAAGGTCAGCCAGTGCCAGTGATCCGATACAGCCTGCTTTTGCAGCTGCAACAGCCATCTGAACGGTGCTCACTCCAAACATCGGAGCCTGAATAACAGGATATTGTATCCCTAGTTTTTTACTGATTGTATCCGGCCAAAACATAAGAATTATTTTTATTAAAATGTACGAAGAATCAGGCAATACCTCTTATTCAATGATATGATATTGCTCAGAATAAGACTTAAAGTTAAAGGTTTAAGGTTTAGAGTTGTTGATAAACATCTATTGTATATGGAACAAAGCAGGATTTATTTTGCTTTCCTGAGTTCTTTATAGTGTAATTTTGATTCAGGATCAAGCTTTTCTGTGGCATAAGAAAATGTAACAGCAGGCATTGTTTTCACGTAGGTACTGAGAAAATCATGTAATTTCTTTTTGTCTTTTTTTCCTGCTTCTCGGATCCAGCTTCCCACTGCTTTATTCACCAGCTCATTCGGGTCATGAACAAGGATTTCTGCAATAGCAAAAGTATCTTCTACATCATTTTTTCTGATAAATGCATGCGTGCTTACAATGGCAGTTCTTCTTTCCCATGGACTATCGGAATAAGCAAGCTTGTGCAGAATATCCCTGGATTTATCAATGAGATATTCTCCAATAACATGGCAGGCTGCTCTGTCTACAAAATCCCAGTTATTCAAACGGTTATGGCGGTTGAGATACAGATTAAAAAGCTCTTTCTTATGATTTTCAGATACTTTTTTACTTCTTGCCTGGAAATCCATGATGCTTACTGCCCCCATTCTTACTTCATAAAAATCACTATCAAGGAGCTTATTGATTTCATCCAGAGGCATCATCGAAAATTCTTTAGCCGTAGTAAAGACATCCCCGAATTTCACTCCGAAACTCTTGGTAACTCCATCATTTCCTTTGAAAAACTTCTCAGCTTTATTGAGTTCTTTTTCATTCTTGAATAACAAGAGTGTTTCTATGAATTCTTTTGCAGTCATGGGTTATTATTGATTTAAAAAGCCCACAGTTCTCACAAATTATATGGATTAAAACCTGTGTAATTTGTGAGATCCGTGGGTATATTCTTACTCTTTATTTCTATTAAATATCCGCTACAGAATTTAGCATTTTTTGCTCCCATTCCGGATCTTTAGGATCAAAGAACAATCTTTTTCCGGTATCTAAAGAACGTACAACATTCATTTCATCCTCTGTCAGCACAAAATCAAATACATTAAAGTTTTCTTCGATTCTTGAAGGGGTCACAGATTTCGGAATTACAGCAAAACCTTCCTGTAAGTGCCATCTCAGAATGACCTGAGCTACAGTTTTGCCATATTTTTCAGCAATCGCTTTCAGATCAGGATTGCTTAAAAGGTTGGCATTACCATTTCCTAGCGGGCTCCAGGGCTGAGTTACAATATTATTTTCTCTGTCATACACCTGTAATTCTTTCTGCTGGAATACAGGATGCAGTTCAATCTGATTGATCACTGGTAAAACGGTTGAATTAGCCTTTAATTCCTCAAGTTTCTCGACGGTAAAATTACACACCCCAATGGCTTTAATTTTCCCTTCATGATATAACTCTTCCAACGCTTTCCATGTTCCCAGAAAATCTCCATACGGCCAGTGGATTAGATACATATCAAGATAATCCATCTGTAATCTGTCTAATGTTCTCTGAAAAGCACTTTTTGCCTTTTCATATCCATGATCCTGAACCCATACTTTTGATGTGATAAACAATTCATCTCTGTTTACACCGCTATTTTTAACGGCAGCACCTACCGCTGTTTCATTCTGATAAATAGCAGCAGTATCTATCATTCTATATCCTGTTTCAATAGCTTTGATTACTGCATTTTCACATTCTTTCAGATCTTCCATCTGCCATACTCCAAAGCCTAAAGCCGGAATATCCACTCCATTATTTAAGGTTACCACAGGTTGTCCTGTATAGGTTTTCTTTTGCATAAGTCTTTATTTTAATGATTAATATAAAGTGATAAACAAATTTGCAATAAAAAATCGGAAATTCTGCCTACCAATTTTACTGTTCCTGTTAAAAAATTTTGAGTTGCTGGTTGTTGGTTGCTGGTTGTTGGTTGCTGGTTACTTGTTGCTGGTTGTTGGTTGCTGGTTGCTGGTTGCAAAATTATGTTCCTGCTGGTATACCATCGCTATTTTCTTTATTTTTGTTTAAATTAAACATCATGTCACAACACATCAGACTGGCGAATGCAGAGGATTATCCTCGAATTATGGAAATATGGGAATCGGCAGTAAAAGCAACTCATGATTTTCTTGCTGAAGAGGATTTCAATTATTTCAAAGAGGTTATTCCAAGAGATTATCTTCCTAACCTGGAAGTCTATTTACTTACTGAAGACAACGAAGCTGAAGGATTTGCCTCCGTAGCAGAGGGCAATCTGGAAATGCTTTTCATTCACAATGACACTCGTGGAAAAGGCTATGGAAAAACACTTTATCAGTTCATGAAAGAGAAAACGGGATTGACCAAAGTAGATGTGAATGAGCAAAATCCTCAGGCGATCGGGTTTTATGAAAAAATGGGCTTTAAAAAGATCGGAAGATCGGAAAAAGATGGTTCAGGAAAAGAGTATCCAATTATCCATATGAGCCTGTAAATGGAAAATTTCACCTTCAACAAGCTAAATTCGGATTCAGAAATCCCTTATCATTTACTGCTTCTGGCTGATGAAACACAAGAAGCTATCAATCAATATATTTTTAGTTCTGAGATCTATCTTTTACATGACGGTATTGAAAACATTGCTGTAATGGCGTTGTACAAGAAGACCCATACTGAACTGGAAATTAAAAACATTGCCGTCATTGAAAGCTACAGGAATAAAGGTATTGGAACGATCCTGATAGATAAGGCAAAAGAAATTGCGAAAGAAAATCATTATAAAACACTGACTGTTGGAACTTCGGATACCGGCTTCCAACAGATCAGATTTTATGAGAAAAACGGTTTCATTAAAAGTGGAATTCTGAAGGATTTCTTTATTGAAAATTATCCAGCACCCATCTATGAAAACGGTTTACAGATGATAGATATGGTTTTATTAAGCCATCACCTTGCGAAATAATCCTTTAATATGTTCTATTTCAGTTTGATAATTGGTTTTCTTGCGACAACCGAAGTAAAGCGTATTTTCAAATTTCTTCTTTCCTTCCCAAATCAACTGGATATCACCGTTTTCAATATCATTTCTGCATAGAAAATCAGGAACAACAGCTAATCCTGTTCCACCTTTGAGGCAGCGGATGATTGAGTTCATGTTAGGAACAATATAATTAGGACGGAAATTGGGTTTATGACCAAAATTCAATATCCAGTACTGGAAAAGATGTTCCATGTCTCCCGTGGTTCCGTACCATTTTTCATTTTTCAGCCATTCCTCTATCTGTTTGGCATTTTTTGTTTTTAAAACCTTATTGAAAGCTGCTTTATCCACATCTTTCCCTCCTACCAGAATAATTTGTTCTGAAGAGAACGCTTCATGTTCAATATTAGGTGAAGACCCTTTTTTCGGGGTAATAATAAGATCAAGAATTCCTTTATCCAGTTGATCCAGCATTTCAGGATATTCTCCAAAACTGATAATCAGATTAAAGGGTAAGGAAGAAACATATTGTTCCAGGGTGGTCTGAAAAGTCTCAAAACACATACCCACGCTGATTGTCGGAGTATGTTTCTCAGTAGACTTCTGAAAATTCTTTTCTACATCTTCCAGCTTGGTGATTGGTTCAGCTACTGCATTAAACAATACTTTTCCTCGTTCTGTCGGAATCATTTTTCTACCGGTTCTGTCGAACAGCTTATAACCTACATAAGCTTCCAATGAGCTTAAATGAAGGCTTACACCCGGCTGTGATATGAATAAAGCATCCGCAGCACCTGTCAATGTCCCGGTTTTATAGATCGCCTTAAAAGTACGATACCATTCTAAATTAACCATGACTTAATTATTAATATTATAATGCAAAATTACAAAATAATTATAATATTAATACATTTTCATTCTTCAGAAAGGAAGCATAATAATCCGGAATCCCGCTTTCCTTTATCTGGCGGACAGTTTCATCAATCGGATAGGATAATTGGACAATTTCTGGGGTAATTTTTTCTTCGTCTAAAGTCAATACTAAATAAGAAGCCAATCTGTTTTCTTCTTTAGAACGGCCTACGGAACCACAATTGACAGCCCAGGTATCATTTTCAAACTGTTTTTTAAAAGATAAATGAGTATGTCCCATTACCATCAGATCAGCATCTGCCCTTTCCAGCATTGCGTTAAAAACCTCATCATTTTCTGATTCGTATAAGTAAGTATCATTGCTTTCAAGACTGGAATGAACCAATTGAATATTCCAGTGCTTATTCCCTGTTTTATAGTTTAATTTTAAATGAAAAGGAAGTTCAGCAAGAAATTTTTTATTCGGTTCTGAAATGTGTTTTTTAGAGTGATCTATCGCAACAAATCTGGCATTGGTTTCTTCTTCTGAATGCTTGGATAAAGGAACTACAGGAATATCAAAAGCAATCCTTTCATCATGATTTCCCATCAGACAGGGAATGTTCAGGCTTCTGATTTTTTCTATCACTTCATTTCCCCAGGGTGCAAAATCCACCAGGTCCCCCAAACAGAATTTCTGCCGGATTCCCCTCTTCTCAATATCATTCAGTACAACTTCCAGTGCAGGAAGGTTTCCATGCACATCACTAAAAACGGCTATCTGTATCATTGTCCTTCAATTTGTTAGACAAATTTACACGACAGACAGGAATTTCAGTTCAAATATGATATGACATTTTACCATCAGTGCCGTCAATAGTCAATTTTTGCTGCGCAAAGTCAATGATGAATCGGTATACTCATAAAAATTCAAAAGCGAAGCGAATTGACTATTCACCATTCACCATTAGTGCCGTCAATGGTCAATTTTTGCAGCGCAAAGTCAATGATGAATCGGTATACTTATAAAAATTCACAAGCGAAGCGAATTGACTATTCACCATTCACCATTAGTGCCGTCAATGGTCAATTTTTACTTCGTAAAGTCAATAGTGAATCGGTATACNNNNNNNNNNNNNNNNNNNNNNTAGTGCCGTCAATGGTCAATTTTTACTTCGTAAAGTCAATAGTGAATCGGTATACTTATAAAAATTCACAAGCGAAGCGAATTGACTATTCACCATTCACCATTAGTGACGTCAATGGTCAATTTTTACTTCGTAAAGTCAATGATAAATCGCTATACTCATAAAAATTCACAAGCGAAGCGAATTGACTATTCACCATTCACCATTAGTGCCGTCAATGGTCAATTTTTACTTCGTAAAGTCAATAGTGAATCGGTATACTTATAAAAATTCACAAGCGAAGCGGATTGACTATTGACTATTCACCATTCACTCTCGATCTTCAACTTTAACCCCATAACCTTAAATCAAAAACTATAATTTAAATAATACTTCCCTATAATTTATATTATTTTTATTATACAAACATCCGTTCTAACTTTGCAGAGTAAAATTTAAACAATCATAAAAAAAATGAAAAAAGTACTAATCATCAACGGAGGACAGAATTTCGGACATTCCGGAGGAAAATATAATCAGACTATTACAGAAAATACATTAGCAGTTCTTAAAGAATTGGGTAACGTAGAAGTAAAGATCACCAATGTAAGCGAAAATTATGATAAAAATGAAGAAGTAGAAAAGTTTGTGTGGGCAGATTACATCATTTACCATACTCCTATCTGGTGGTTTCAGCTTCCCAACGGATTGAAAAAATACATTGACGAAGTTTTCACTGCAGGTCATGCAAAAGGAATTTATATGAGTGACGGAAGAAATGCTGAAAATCCGGAGATCAATTACGGTACAGGAGGAATGCTTGGTGGCAGAAAGTATATGCTGACTACAAGCTGGAATGCTCCTGCAACAGCCTTTACGCTTCCCGGAGAATTTTTCAGTGAAAAAAGTGTAGATGAAGGTCCTTTATTTGGTTTCCATAGAATGAATGCTTTTGTATCTTTAGAAAAAATGGAAAGTTTCCACTTCCATGATGTAGAGAAAAATGCCAATGTAGAGCGTGATATGAAACGCTACAGAGACCATGTGAAAACTGTTTTTGAAAAAGAATTAAAACCAGAATTAGTATCATGAAAAAAGTACTGATCACAGGAATTACCGGCTATATTGGCGGAACTATCGCAAAGAAACTGCTGGACAAAAATTATGAGGTAACAGGGCTGGTACGTAATGAAGCGCATGTACAGGAACTGAAATCGTTAGGAATCAAGGCTATTGTGGGAGATATTCATAATGAAGACCTTATAAAAACGGCTGTTGCTGATGTTGATGCGGTCATCCATAATGCCGATTCCGCAGATGATGCCTATGCTGCAGACAATTTGATCAAGGCACTGGAAGGAAGTCATAAAACTTTTATATTCACTTCAGGTTCAGCTATTTTCGGAGGTAAAGAAAATGGTAAAAGAAGTAATTTCGTTTATACGGAAGACTTTCCATTAACTCCGAGGTTGGAAATGGCCTCAAGAGTACTGATCAACAATTATGTACTGCAATCTGTACAAAAAGATATAAGAAGCATCGTTATTGTTCCTACAATGGTTTATGGTAAAGGCTTAGGCATTAAAAAAGACAGTATTCAGATCCCGGCTCTCGTTAATTTTTCTCAGGAAAAAGGACATGGAGTTTACTTTGAAGAAGGGGAAAATATCTGGTCTAATTTACATGTTGAAGATTTGGCAGATTTATATGTACTCGCATTGGAAAAAGCAAAAGGAGGTTCCATTTATTATGCTGAAAATGGTTCGTCATCCATAAAAAATATTGCTGAAAACATTAGTAAAAAATACAATCTTAAACCTGCAAAATCATTAAGCATACAGGATGCTGTTAATAAATTCGGTCCTGCAGGAGGTTATTTCGGCTTTGCATCTAACAGTATATGCAGCGCAGACAAAGCCAGAACAGAACTGGATTGGAACCCTATCTATAACTCAATTGAAAATTTTATTTAATTATGAAAATTCATCTTACCGCAATTATAAAAGCCAAAGAAGAACATCAGACAGAAGTATTGGAAGTTCTTCAGAACATGGTAAAAGAAACAAGAAAAGAAGAAGCTTGTGAACTTTACAGCTTACATCAGGGAATTGAAGACAAAAATGAATTTGTTTTCTATGAAATCTGGAAAAATGAAGAAGGACTGGCTCAGCATAATCAGCAGCCCTACATCCAGGCTTTCGGAGCTTTGGTAGACGAAAAACTTCAGGAGAAACCACAGATTTATCTTACAAATAGTATTTAACCATGAAAAAATTAGCGTTGTTAGTACTGGCAATCTTTAGCATAGGATTCGTTCAGGCCCAAACCAAAAAATCAAAAAATATGAAAAAGAAAATTTTATTTGTCGTAACCAGCCACGATAAAAAAGGAAGTACCGGTGAAGATACAGGATATTATCTGGGGGAAGTTTCTCATCCATGGGAAGTTCTCCACAAAGCAGGATATGAAATTGATTTTGTAAGTCCAAAAGGAGGAACTCCTCCGGTAGACGGATTTGATTTGAAAGATCCTGTAAACAAGGAGTTCTGGGAAAACAAAGAATACAAAAACAAGATTGATCATTCTATGACTCCATCTCAGGTGAATCCAAAAGACTATTCAACGGTATTTTATGCAGGAGGACACGGAGCGATGTGGGATTTTGCAGACAATAAGGAACTGGCAGATATCGCTTCAAAAATTTATGAAAACGGAGGTATTGTAGCAGGGGTATGTCATGGTCCTGCAGGGCTTGTGAATATCAAACTGAATAACGGGAAATATCTTGTGGACGGAAAGAAAATCAATGCATTCACCAATGAAGAAGAATCTGAAGTAAAATTAACCAACGTTGTTCCTTTCTTACTGGAAGATAAACTGAAAGAAAGAGGAGCAAAATTTGAAAAATCAGGACTTTGGCAGAATCATGTAGTGGCAGATCAAAGAGTTATTACAGGACAGAATCCACAATCTGCAAAGAGCGTTGGAGAAGCTATCTTAAAAGAATTACATAACAAATAATTTTACCACAAAAGTCGCAAAAGTTTTTTAACACTTAAGTAAATAAAGCTATCATACTGACTGTTATAAGAACACTTAAGTTTTTGAAAATCTACGATTTTCGCGAATACTATAATTGAAACGGCGAGAATTCCCCTTCTCTGGAGGGGTGGCGAAAATTCAAAGAATTTTTGACGGGGTGGTTTAATACAACAACAATTTTAAAACAAACAAAATGGAATATAGAAAATTAGGAAATACCGATTTAGAATTATCAACCATCACACACGGTGCTTTTGCTATTGGCGGAAACATGTGGGGCGGTAATGAAAAGCAGGATTCTATCAATTCTATTCACGCATCATTGGATCATGGCGTAACTTCTATTGACACGGCACCTTTCTATGGTTTCGGGTTAAGCGAGGAAATGATTGGTGAAGCGATCAAAGGAAAAGACCGTTCAAAAATCCAGCTTTTAACAAAATTCGGATTGGTATGGGACGGAAGTAACAATGGAAAAGGAGAATTTTTCTTCGACGCGCAAGACGAAGGAAAAACAATTCCCGTTTATAAATTAGCTTCTAAAGAAAATATCATCAAAGAAGTTGAAGAGAGCTTACAAAGATTGGGAACAGATTATATTGATCTTTTGCAGCTTCACTGGCCGGATAGTACAACTCCTATCTCCGAAACCATGGAAGCCATGGAGCTTTTAATCCAGCAGGGAAAAATCCGTACTGCAGGAGTAAGCAACTATAGTGTGGCTCAAATGGAAGAAGCTAACAGAACTTTACAGCTTGCCAGCAACCAGGTTTCTTACAGCATGCTGAACCGTGCTATTGAAAACGATCTTGTTCCTTATTCTTTAGAAAACAATACAGGAATTATCGTGTACAGCCCAATGGAAAGAGGTCTTTTGACCGGTAAATATTTCAAAGAAACTCAATTAAAGGATAACGACCATAGAAACGGATATTTCTCTCAGTTTGATTTGAGTAAAGTGAAAGCTTTCTTAGAAAAAATTGAACCTATCGCTCAGGAAAAAGGAGCCAGCCTTTCTCAATTGGTATTAAGATGGACTACTCTGCAACCCGCTATTACAGTGGTACTGGCAGGCGCAAGAAATGCACAGCAAGCTATTGAGAATGCAAAAGCAATGTCGATTGACCTTTCACAGGAAGAATTGAATTTCATCAATTCAGCGTTGAGCGAAATTTAATAGGGCTGGAAGCTGGAAGAAGGAGGCTGGAAGTTATTGATGTCGGATAATAAATAGATTGGTTTACAATTAACTTCAATTGTCATTCCGACGAAGGAGGAATCTCTTTGTTATCTACAGAATAGTGCAATAGAAATCTACTTTTTATCAATATACTAATATAACTTCCCTCCCCCAGCTTCCCACTTCACTTCCCCAACCCCAAACCTTACAAAAAATGAAAAATAATCTGATCAAAGTATTCGGGTTAGCAACTCTGTTGACTATTAGCAGCGTTACTTTAAAAGCTCAGACTCTTGTAAACCCGGAAGACCAATCATGGTATCCGTCTGCTTATGGAGCAAAAGACGAAATCGGAGCCGCCAATCTACTGACTCCTGAAGTGGTAAAACAAGCCCTTGGTTTAGTAAAACAAGGTAAAACATTAGCCCTTGCCGTTCCTATTGATAAAAACCTTCCCGCTTTTAGACACAGAAGCTTTAATTTATACAATATTCAGCCCGGAGAACAGGCCGGAAAAAGCATAGGTCCCAATAAATTCACCTTCAATGACGAATTGGTCAACGGATGGACCGGAGTAGGAACACAACTAAACGGTATCGGACACATCGGGATTGATAACATGTACTACAATGGAAATAAAGCCACAGACTTTGTAACCGTAGAAGGAGTAAAAAAACTGGGTGTTGAAAAAGTACCTCCATTCGTTACCCGCGGTGTAGTTCTTGACATGACCGCTCATTATGGAAAATCTATTGTGCCGGGAGGAACAGAATTTACCGTAGAAGATATCCAATCCGTTTTAAAGAAACAGAAACTTACCCTACGAAAAGGTGATATTGTCCTTTTCAATACAGGATGGCTTGAATTGATTGGTAAAAATAACCAGCAATTTCTTGAAACAGAACCGGGAATCGGAATGGATGCCGCAAAATGGCTTGCCGACCAGGGAATTGTTGCTTTTGGCGGTGATACCTGGGCTTCCGAAGTATATCCCAACCCGAAAAGTAAAGAAGAATTCCCTATCAACCAGTTTATGCTGGCTAAAAAAGGAATCTATAACCTGGAACTGATTGACAGCCGTCCATTAGTTAAACAAAAAATCTGGGAATTTTTATTCGTACTGGGACAGCCTTTATATGTAGGTTCTACTCAGGTGAATGTAAATCCTGTAGCGATTTATTAAATTAAATACTTACAGTATGAGGTTGTTTAAACTTTTATATTCATTATTTTAACCACAAAAGGCACAAAAGTTTTAAACACTTAAGTTTTTTCAGAACCAGGCCTTATGCGTAATAAGTACACCTAAGTTTTGTGAAAATCTTTAATTTTCATCTTGTGTGAACTTTTCTGCGGTATCATTTTAAACTTACTTAAGTGAACTCAAGTGTTTTAAAATGAAACCTTTTGTGACTTTTGTGGTTGGGTAAAATTCAAACAACTTTTATATCCGAGAAGCGGAGAGACAATGTAATTCCGGTTTAAAAAATAAAATGA includes:
- a CDS encoding type 1 glutamine amidotransferase domain-containing protein, which gives rise to MKKKILFVVTSHDKKGSTGEDTGYYLGEVSHPWEVLHKAGYEIDFVSPKGGTPPVDGFDLKDPVNKEFWENKEYKNKIDHSMTPSQVNPKDYSTVFYAGGHGAMWDFADNKELADIASKIYENGGIVAGVCHGPAGLVNIKLNNGKYLVDGKKINAFTNEEESEVKLTNVVPFLLEDKLKERGAKFEKSGLWQNHVVADQRVITGQNPQSAKSVGEAILKELHNK
- a CDS encoding aldo/keto reductase, producing the protein MEYRKLGNTDLELSTITHGAFAIGGNMWGGNEKQDSINSIHASLDHGVTSIDTAPFYGFGLSEEMIGEAIKGKDRSKIQLLTKFGLVWDGSNNGKGEFFFDAQDEGKTIPVYKLASKENIIKEVEESLQRLGTDYIDLLQLHWPDSTTPISETMEAMELLIQQGKIRTAGVSNYSVAQMEEANRTLQLASNQVSYSMLNRAIENDLVPYSLENNTGIIVYSPMERGLLTGKYFKETQLKDNDHRNGYFSQFDLSKVKAFLEKIEPIAQEKGASLSQLVLRWTTLQPAITVVLAGARNAQQAIENAKAMSIDLSQEELNFINSALSEI
- a CDS encoding cyclase family protein; translated protein: MKNNLIKVFGLATLLTISSVTLKAQTLVNPEDQSWYPSAYGAKDEIGAANLLTPEVVKQALGLVKQGKTLALAVPIDKNLPAFRHRSFNLYNIQPGEQAGKSIGPNKFTFNDELVNGWTGVGTQLNGIGHIGIDNMYYNGNKATDFVTVEGVKKLGVEKVPPFVTRGVVLDMTAHYGKSIVPGGTEFTVEDIQSVLKKQKLTLRKGDIVLFNTGWLELIGKNNQQFLETEPGIGMDAAKWLADQGIVAFGGDTWASEVYPNPKSKEEFPINQFMLAKKGIYNLELIDSRPLVKQKIWEFLFVLGQPLYVGSTQVNVNPVAIY